In Candidatus Poribacteria bacterium, the DNA window GTCCGTAACCGGATCATACATTTCTACGGTTGCGAATTCTTCACTCTCGAAAGTGGAACCGCGAGGCACCTGAATTGTCTTTGTTTTTGACCCACCAATGGCGTAGATTTTTCCATCCACAACTGAGACAGATACACCAGCCCGCGCCGTTGGCATATCCGATTTTCGTTCCCATGTGTCGGTTTTCGGGTCGTACATTTCTACTCTTGAAACCGATATATCCCCAAATTCGCCCCTTTTGAGTTGTATGTTCCCGCCTATCACGAACACTTTTCCATTCACGACAGATGTAGCAAAACCCGTTCGAGCTGTTGGCATGTCGGATTTCCGTGTCCACTGCAACGTAGCGGGTCCGAGAGAATTCCGCTGGGTATCGGACACAAGAGGCGTTTCAACAGCCTGTAGTCCTGCCCCGATGTTTTTATCGGTGGAAACTGGTCGTCCGACCTGGTTCCGTAGATCGGGTTTTGAATCAATATCAAGAAGGATAGCGGTATCAACAATTTCAACCGTGGGTTCAGCTACTGCCTCGAAACTGTACGGTTTCTGGAAGCGGGCGAGGTATTGGTTGCTTGCGCCTAATAGCATGGTAACCAGAAGGGTCGCTATACCAACAGCACCCCACGGGAGTAGTGGCTTTGCGACCGGAGGCGGTGTCGGTTTCAGGTCAGCGATTTCCCGCATGATGTTCTCGGTTAGATTGGCAGGGAACTGTACGCCGCCGAGAACTTCTTGAATCATGAGTTCTTGGTCCTCCCGCAAACGCTTTCGCGCCCGCCAGAGACGGTTTGTAATCGTGTTTACGGAAACTCCTAAGAATTTGCTGATCTCCTTCGCTGTCATTTCACCGAGATAGTGGAGCGTCATTACCGTACGCTCGCTCTCTGGCAATTTGGACAAAAGTTTTTCGGCCATTGCATAACGATGCTCGGTGCCTTCTGCTTCGCGCTGTTCCGCGGCATAATGGGTATAAGAAGATTCTTCTATTTCTTCCACAGGCGTGTCCTCCAGCGACTGCATCGCGGGTTTGTGTCTTTGGATCCAATTAATACAAAGTCGATTTGCGATGACGTAGAGCCACCCCGCAAATTGATTCGGATTTTTGAGTGTTGAGAGTTTCTTGTATGCTTGAAGAAAGGTATCTTGTGTAATTTCTTCAGCATAGTGAAAATCGCTAACCTTCCGCCACGCAAGGGCGTGAACACCCCTTTGGTGCCTTTGAACTAAAGTGTTAAAGGCATCATCGTCGCCTGACAGAATTCTGCGAATCAGTTGAGCATCGTTTTCCACTGTTACAATCTCCCATGGTGCGCGAGCAGATTTAGTTGTACCTACATTGCCATGATAATTTATCTCACAAAAAATTTATAGTAAAATCTAAAATTACCTATACACCGGTACCCCTTACGCTGCTGATAGAAATCATTTTAGAGGTTTCATCGCTTAAGTCGTCCCCATGTTATAGCGAGTTTCCCTTCTGCTTCGACAGCAAGCGCGTTCCCAATTTTCGCGCCATTTTTACCCTCCAGATGATGTGCGTTGCCCGATGCATCTGAAAATTGCTGGGTGCCACCCGGCTCATCAAAATGCCACAACGCAGCTGTCTTTGCGTCATTTTTGAACTTGTTGTCTGGCATAAAGCCTTTTTTGTCTACATCGTAACGCGCCTCCGTTGAGATGCGGACCTCGTCAATATATCCAGTAAAGGAACCCCAAAACGTTTTGTCTGGCGGACGACCAGGTATCTCAATTATTTTTCCAAACCCTCCAAGCACGAAGTCTTGTGGACGCAAGAAAACAACGCGTCCAAGAGGTGCCCCGTCTTGCCATATTCCTACGAGATCATTGACGATTGTTATTTTCTGATCCCCTTTTGACTGGTAAGCGATGTGGTGCCATTGGTTCAGCTCAAGTGG includes these proteins:
- a CDS encoding sigma-70 family RNA polymerase sigma factor; protein product: MENDAQLIRRILSGDDDAFNTLVQRHQRGVHALAWRKVSDFHYAEEITQDTFLQAYKKLSTLKNPNQFAGWLYVIANRLCINWIQRHKPAMQSLEDTPVEEIEESSYTHYAAEQREAEGTEHRYAMAEKLLSKLPESERTVMTLHYLGEMTAKEISKFLGVSVNTITNRLWRARKRLREDQELMIQEVLGGVQFPANLTENIMREIADLKPTPPPVAKPLLPWGAVGIATLLVTMLLGASNQYLARFQKPYSFEAVAEPTVEIVDTAILLDIDSKPDLRNQVGRPVSTDKNIGAGLQAVETPLVSDTQRNSLGPATLQWTRKSDMPTARTGFATSVVNGKVFVIGGNIQLKRGEFGDISVSRVEMYDPKTDTWERKSDMPTARAGVSVSVVDGKIYAIGGSKTKTIQVPRGSTFESEEFATVEMYDPVTDTWTQKADMPTPKKTMTCVVNGKIYAIGGWLTPNEKPHLETVEVYDPATDTWTKAQSMNCARCSAAIDVVNGEIYAIGGLGSHPIQDQSDLYLSSVEVFNPKTNQWQEKTEMPAPKALHTASVIDGKIYVIGGYFKKDREFKKLSTIEIYDPATDRWTQASDMPIGKWGHKTEVIDGQIYIFGGGPVTSVQVYDPR